From a single Bremerella alba genomic region:
- a CDS encoding 3-isopropylmalate dehydrogenase, with product MKIAVIGGDGTGPEVTAEALKVMDAAAKLEGFTIEKTEFGFGGDHYLKTGEILPEGAVEELRKFDAIFLGAIGHPDVAPGILEKGLLLQLRFQLDQYINLRPVKLYPGVETPLKDKGPEEIDFVVVRENTEDLYAGIGGFLKKGTADEVATQTAMYTRKGCERWLRWAFEYTQKRNNPEGKKLTLVAKTNVLTYGHDLVWRTFQEVAKDYPDVEPDYNHVDACCMWMVKNPEYYDVIATTNMFGDIITDLAGILQGGMGVAAGGNINPDAGGTSMYEPMGGSAPKYTGKNVINPIAAISAGAMLLEHTGQPAAGARVMKAIQVVTGTKMKSQSAGKMGYGTSEVGDLVVEALGG from the coding sequence ATGAAAATTGCCGTTATTGGTGGAGATGGAACCGGACCTGAAGTCACAGCGGAAGCCCTGAAAGTCATGGATGCGGCCGCCAAGTTAGAAGGTTTCACCATCGAAAAGACCGAATTCGGTTTTGGTGGGGATCACTACCTGAAGACGGGCGAAATTCTGCCAGAAGGTGCCGTTGAAGAGCTGCGAAAGTTCGATGCCATCTTCCTGGGGGCTATCGGTCACCCCGACGTTGCCCCAGGTATTTTGGAAAAAGGCTTGCTGCTGCAACTGCGTTTCCAGCTAGATCAATACATTAACCTGCGTCCGGTGAAGCTTTATCCTGGCGTTGAGACTCCGCTGAAGGACAAGGGTCCGGAAGAAATCGATTTCGTGGTCGTGCGTGAAAACACCGAAGACCTGTACGCAGGCATCGGTGGTTTCCTCAAGAAGGGAACCGCAGACGAAGTCGCCACGCAGACGGCCATGTATACCCGCAAGGGTTGCGAGCGTTGGCTGCGTTGGGCTTTCGAATACACTCAGAAGCGAAACAACCCGGAAGGAAAAAAGTTGACCTTGGTCGCGAAGACCAACGTGCTTACCTACGGGCATGATCTGGTCTGGCGTACCTTCCAGGAAGTGGCCAAGGATTACCCCGACGTCGAACCAGACTACAACCACGTCGATGCGTGCTGCATGTGGATGGTCAAGAACCCCGAGTACTACGACGTGATCGCCACGACCAACATGTTCGGCGACATCATCACCGACCTGGCCGGGATCTTGCAAGGCGGCATGGGCGTTGCCGCCGGTGGCAATATCAACCCCGATGCCGGTGGTACCAGCATGTACGAACCGATGGGGGGAAGTGCACCCAAGTATACCGGTAAGAACGTGATCAATCCGATCGCGGCAATCAGCGCCGGTGCGATGCTGCTAGAGCACACCGGTCAGCCAGCCGCAGGTGCCCGCGTCATGAAGGCCATCCAAGTCGTTACCGGCACCAAGATGAAAAGCCAAAGTGCCGGCAAGATGGGTTATGGAACTTCCGAAGTGGGTGACCTGGTCGTCGAAGCACTCGGCGGTTAG
- a CDS encoding SDR family NAD(P)-dependent oxidoreductase: protein MSVKSLFDLTGRTVLVTGGSKGIGKTIARAFAECGANVCITARNKQELESAAAEIAQGLSVQVEYRVCDMLDRAAVDAMAIDVLKAFQGVDVLINNAGTNKPQILTETTDEVWDEVLELNFTACMRLARHVVPGMKDKSWGRIIHLSSVMALASNSGRGLYSGTKAALIGMARAHALELGPHGITVNCICPGPIATDLPMSLLNDEQKQRFAERTAVKRWGETIDMVGPALLLGSDAGAYITGTTILADGGLICRTFD from the coding sequence GTGTCCGTAAAAAGTCTTTTTGATCTGACTGGCCGTACCGTTCTCGTCACCGGCGGAAGCAAGGGAATCGGCAAAACGATTGCCCGAGCTTTTGCCGAATGCGGGGCCAATGTCTGCATTACCGCGCGCAATAAACAAGAGCTAGAGTCCGCCGCTGCGGAGATCGCTCAGGGACTTAGTGTCCAGGTCGAGTACCGCGTATGCGACATGTTGGACCGAGCAGCGGTCGACGCCATGGCCATCGATGTCCTGAAAGCGTTTCAAGGTGTCGATGTTCTGATCAACAATGCCGGGACAAACAAACCTCAAATCTTAACGGAAACTACCGACGAGGTTTGGGACGAGGTGTTAGAACTGAACTTCACCGCGTGCATGCGTTTGGCTCGTCATGTCGTCCCCGGCATGAAGGATAAAAGTTGGGGGCGTATCATTCACCTTTCGAGTGTCATGGCCCTGGCTTCCAACTCGGGTCGGGGTTTATATTCCGGCACCAAGGCAGCTCTAATTGGGATGGCAAGAGCACATGCGTTAGAATTAGGACCACACGGCATTACCGTCAACTGTATTTGCCCTGGCCCAATCGCGACGGACCTCCCCATGAGCTTGTTAAACGACGAGCAAAAACAGCGTTTCGCCGAGCGGACCGCCGTCAAAAGGTGGGGTGAAACCATAGACATGGTGGGACCAGCCTTGTTGCTTGGCAGTGATGCTGGTGCGTACATTACAGGGACCACGATCCTTGCCGATGGTGGATTGATTTGCCGCACGTTCGACTAA
- a CDS encoding STAS domain-containing protein, with amino-acid sequence MNLQIISTKDSHVHIAVTGKVSQDGIPRDKEPIAGLLGPDAYTLTVLLDLKDAEVIDSSGIGWLLICQKRFGEHGGRMICYSAPPAVANVFKLMRMDLVFDNAANASEAEKLAGVNAES; translated from the coding sequence ATGAACCTACAGATCATCTCAACTAAAGATAGCCACGTTCATATCGCCGTAACTGGTAAAGTAAGCCAGGATGGTATTCCTCGCGATAAAGAGCCGATCGCTGGCTTGTTGGGCCCCGATGCTTACACCCTGACGGTGCTACTAGACCTCAAGGATGCGGAAGTGATCGATTCCAGCGGCATTGGTTGGCTGCTGATTTGTCAAAAGCGATTTGGGGAGCACGGGGGACGAATGATTTGTTATTCGGCTCCTCCGGCGGTGGCCAATGTCTTCAAATTGATGCGCATGGATCTTGTCTTTGATAACGCTGCCAATGCCTCGGAAGCGGAGAAATTAGCTGGTGTCAACGCCGAATCATAA